AGTTTTCGTTTATTCCAAAATCTTCACTCAAGAAGACACATAAACCAATCAATTTGCTCAACATGCCTAacaatattataataatcaatTAATCACTAATATTGACTGACTGCATGCGTTTACTGCCTCTCTGGGCCATTAGAAACTAAGCTGCATGCAGGTCAACTTGTTCCCTGCTACATCCCTGCGCCCCTGTGCTCAACAGTtattgaacaaatgaatgaaatgattttatattCTGAAGACAAGgtgagccaggctggcctcaaaccctccatccttctgcctcagcttcttaagggctggaactagctttgtgtaccaccatgcccagctggacTGTTTCCTTCGAAGACAACCACATGGTGTCAACAGGCAACAGCAAggctcctctctcttcctacccccaAGTGTTACACCCAGAAGCCCTGGATTCTCATCGTCTTTAAAAGATGCCAATTGTTCTGACATGGTTGCCAGGGAGATGGATTTAGTGCAATTGACTCTTTAACTCCAACTAGTAGGATACACCAGGGGAGAGGTTAATCTTGCCTTACTGGTTTTTAGTTGTGAGGGAATGGCTGAAAAACCTCAACAGTAAGTGAACATGTACATAGGCCCCAGAAGTTTGGGTTCACCTCCtacctttctctctgtatctttacCATGATATAGGATCTAAGTTTCTTCTCTAGAAATTTCTTGTATCCAATGTTATCAAGTCTCCAGTCCTACATCTATGTTGGTAGTCCATCACACCTGCACTATGATATGGTCTGAACTCACTGCTGGCTCGACTGTTTTCTGACACTCACCCATTCTGCACACAGATATAGGATGAAAACCCATCATTTATGGAATATATTGACTCAAGACTCATTATTGCCCGCTCACCTTTGGTGGGGGTGATCAAACTCTGGACCTACATAGGCTAGGGCAGGAATTCTACCACAAAGCTGCAAGTGATGCATCTCATTTACTTGTTTTGAGCATGGTCTCAACAAGCTGTTCAGGCTGAgctttgaacttactctgtagtccaggctgtcaaTGAACTTGAAGCCTTCCTACTTCAGTACTACTTCCATgcagctgggattataggcatgagagAGTGCGCCCAGCTAATAGCTCCTTTATACTGCAAAGAGGAAAGCCATATCTTTGAACGTTGGTATTTCTTTCACAGTCCACTAGCTTCAGTATTGCAAGAGTTCCTGGAAAGCAGACTATGCCTACCTTCTTTGCTGTCCTCAGCACCTAGGATAGACTGCAGCTGTCAGAGCAGGATGGTGCCCTGGAAACAGTGATTGCCTCAAGCCTGCCTTATCTGTTACATTCTATGTTCCGAACTTACCTATGCAACACCACACATTAGCACAAAGTCTTCTTTTTCATATGTACAACTCATCTGCCCTGCCCCAAATCACAGAAGCTTTGTTTGAATGACTCATTAGACTCTCGTGTCCATCATTTTTCAGGGTGGGGCTAACAGGTGCATACTTGCTGGTAGACaatgtgaggttcagtgtgggcTGCGTGTGACAAGCATTCCATCCTTGAAGTAAAAGGACCTACACAGCAACTGTACCACAGTATcttataaaatctaaaagaaataaaatattaaaatttggcCTGAAAAGGGAAAGATCTGGAATCTTTGAAAACAAGCTGATGGATCTGGTGGCATCTCTTAGGGGCTCTAACTGAAGGATGTTCCAAACAGCACCTGAATTTATAACCAAAAAATGACTTTTGTCTAAGACATGGAAGactataatctttttaaaaaaatatatttgtattagcTGAGTATGATGGCAtcacaacctttaatcccagcactcaggaggctgaggcaggtggagctttgtgaatctgaggacagcctggtctacatagtgagttccaagacagccagggctacatagacagactttgtctcaacccccacccccaaatatttttaactaaatttTTTCAAATATATCTTGATTATGCTTTCCTTCTCCTGGAGACTACAATCTTAATAAATGAACTGAAAAGGGTGGTCAATCATGGGTCAAAGAATCTGATGTACTTTCCTATCTCTTGAAGTGCAGGATGTTCTGGGTCACAACTAAATGGATCACTTTTTATGTAGACACTTTTCCTTCTCTACAGAGATACTGCACAAACCTGTATTACGTCAATTAGGGCACTTAGATGTTACTGCTATATATAATTTAGAACTAGTTTGTAAAGTGCTTTGAAAATGGCAAGCGCTAAGCCAAATACTCAGAATTATTAGATATTAAAAGCCTTTGGCATGTAGGCATATTATTTAATGATTGGCTCTTTAGAGGGCACAGGATTTTACAGCTGAACACAACTTCTGATCTTGAATCATTAACACTGCAGTGGTTTGAGTGCAATGTTATTAGAGAGTAAGATAGTGAGGTTTTTACTCCCcccatttatataaataaatgattcaaGTCCATGTCTGTCTCCCACATTcttcttcctgtcctttctttcacggccttgaactcattatgtagacctcaaactcagttTTATCTACCTCTGCctacaggaattaaaggtgtgcacaatcACACCGAGCTCCGGCTCAACCCTCCTTCAATTCCTACTGACTCCAGGCAACAATTCCTTCCACACatgcagggggaggggggaggggggtacATGCTCCTGATTACACTCTTTTCTCCCTTCACCCATCTGCCTTCAAAAGATATTTCATTTCATGTGAACCTGTTTATGGCCACCCTAAACAGATTCCGACTGCATGCCCCAGGACTGGTGGTAATTAATCCTTTACTGCAACGATACTGTGAGATGTGGTGCTCACTAGTGGAACACTTTCTGTGTACTAATTGGgctcccccaccccttttctttttggttgttcgagacagggcttttcaacagccctggctatcctggaactcactctgtagaccaggctggcctcaaactcagagatctacccatctctgcctccaagtgctgggattaaaggtgtgagccaccaccgtccagcttaATGGGCTTTCTTACATCTTCCAAGAttccttactttttgagattGGTTTTCTAGAATCTTTGCCACCCTAGATATTCTTTATCTTTATATCCCGACTCCAAACTTTCATCATCCCTGCTGCCACTTAAACACCCCCTTCTAATGGTTGTGTGCATTTTATCTTTGGAAAACTCAAACCAAGCCATTCCTCAGCAAAGTCCTCTCCTTAGATCCCAAAAGAATGCTGCTACCCACAGCCTAGTGACCTTGGTGCTAACTCCAACAGACACTGCCCCCAACCCCCGTTGCTCAGCTGACTTACTCAATCACTTCCCCTGGCTTCCACGGCTCCACTTTCCACAGAATTTGCCATCTCATCAGTTACTCCTTTCGCCACACTTTACCACTGAGGTTGTCCAAGGCTTGGTTCTTGGGCCTGAAAGACTTTGGGGCACCTTAGCATTACTGCACTCCCCTTCCTGGGAATCAGGACGCTGGTAACCAACCACGTTTGCACTGGAGCTTTGAGTACTTTCCATCCCCTTTGTAGTCTTTCTTCAATAGATCCAGACTCTGGAACGGGGGGAGACGACCTGCAGATAACCTGCAAGTGTTCCTCCTTGTTCAACCAACCCCGCAACCGCCATAGCATTGATCAGTTAAGAGTTAGCTGACCATTAAATGAACTAgtcaaaatagttgacaaatgatTTCTGGACTCTCCCTTTTGATTCTGTACTACCCCCTCcctgattttgtgggttttttcctttaaaagagcctGTAATAGACAAAGCGGGGTCCTTCTCCTCTTGAGGCTTAGGGACCTCTGCCATGGCAGAATAAAAATTCTTCTTGCTATTGCATCAACCGTACTGAGAGTGTCTCTTGGGGCGACCTCCTCCTTGGTGGGGCTTTAGGGCCCAACAGGCCCTGTCTTTGTCACTCTGCAGCCTTTGTTGACTTACAGCTTTATGATTAGGACTCACAAAGTTTATTTTTAGCTTAGATCTCTTCCATGGCCCTCACCTCATGCctacaataatcacaacaaaacgTCTGACTTCTTTTAAGCTCCTGGTAGTAATTGGCCCCAGTCCTAGGTGGAAGATGGAGTCATGTTTGTGTGACTTCCACATCCCGGTTCTTGAGGACTTCACCCTTTTCTGCATTGTTAGCTTAACACTGTTCTGGGACACCTTGACTCTTCCAGATTCTATCTGCTTCTAGTCTGATTTTGCTACATCTACCCCATCATCCCACACTGTAATCAAAGCAATATATCACTTCAGCTCCTTGCCACCCAAACCCAGAGAACGGAGTCTTCTCCTTCTGGCCTGCTACAAACACTAAAACATGCAAATCTTTCAATTCTGCAGTCTTTAGGACCAGTTCACATTGTCCCCCAAGCACGCATTTGCTCTCCCCGCTACCTTgctacttccttctttctctataGCTCTGGACAACCTTCTCTTTCTGCCCAAAGTAGTTCCCTACTTGAccctgaatttgcttcttttagaGAATTTAGACTTAAAAGTTCCTATTGTCAAACTGGGTGTGATAggagacacctttaatcccagcacttaggaggcagaagcaggtggatctctgcgcttgaggccagcctggtctagagagtgagttctaagacaatcagggatatacagagaaaccttgccttgaaaaacaaagttCTTACTGTTATCTGTTCTCAAGGCCTAGTACAATGCAGACACTCAGCGAGTgcaaaactatcttttaaaaaagtgggCCAAGTGCGGGAAATATAGGCTCTTGGCAGGGTAGAAAAGGTCAAATTTAACTAAAAGTTTCCATATCTTAAGTATATCAGTGATGTTTTTCTGAGGCATGCTTTTGTTATGCATATTTAGTCTGGTCTTCAATTTGCCGTTTTCCCACTTCAATTTCTTCAATGCTGAGAttaggtgtgcaccatcatcccCAGCAGACAATGAAGTTTTGACTGAAGACCCCAAAGCACAATGCTCTAGAGAATGGGGTAACTGGGCTCAAGGGCTCCAGATATGTAGGGTGAAGTAACACTTGGGTAGGATACTTACAAGACAGGACTGAAGAGAAAAATAggatgagccaggcggtggtggcgcacgcctttaatcccagcactcgggaggcagaggcaggcggatctctgggagttcgagaccagcctggtctacaagagctagttctaggacaggcaccaaagttacagagaaaccctatctcgaaaaacaaaaaaaaaaaaaaaaaaaaaaaaagaaagaaaaataggatgATTCTTGGATGTGATATACTTTGCTAATATTTTAAGTTTCCAAAATGTCATTTCTTCCATACAGATCTCTTCCTCCAAGTTCTGACTTTCTATCAATAGTATCTCTTCTATGTAACCCTGGGCTCTATTTGCACAACCACCTAAGGACTGGTAATGTTACCTGGTAATCCCAGTTTTTCCAATAATTAAAATTGGGGCAAGAGTAGACAGCTCAGTTGGCAAAAGACTTGCTGTGAAAACTTCTCTAGAACCCACAGACCTAAACTGCGTAGGGTGCTATGtaggtctgtaatcccaacactcaggagacacacaggtgggtccctggggcttTCTAGTAGGGTAGCCTAGCCTAACCGACAAACTCCAGtccagtgagattctgtctcaaaatctaAGGTAGGGCGGGGAATAATAACAAATGCCCTTAATACCAGCATGTGGGGAGATTAAGGCAGAGGCAAGGTAGAATCTATGAGTTTACAAAGTCAAGCCAGTCAGAACTATTtagtgagacttgtctcaaaacaaaccaagcaTAAATAGGTAGATGGTTCCTGATGATCCATGTTTAAGGCTGATCTCTAGCCTCCAATGCACATGAGTTGAGTATCCACATGAACATGTCCACACACAACATAATAAAAACTGTTTGGTTTACTTGTCATAACTCTGTATTTCATTGGTGCTCAAGCAGTAAACAGGTATCTATCCTACAAATGTTACGAAGATGGAGCTTGAGACCAATTCAAATTCTCGTGAAAAATTATAATTCTTAAAGTGTTCTTCAAGCCATCCTCACCCTTACTCAGTCTATCAATCATATGAAATGATGCATttacattaataaaaatccagggctggcaagatggctcaatgtgtaaagatgcttgctgccaagcctggtagAGAGAAtcgactcccacaagttgtcctctgactcccatatgtgtgccatggcatgcttGTGCACAAAGTAAAacgtaaaaaaacaaaaaccaaaagcaaaacacaagTTCCCTCTGCCAATCTCTTTCCTGCATTTTTAACTACAGTTTATGTTCTGTTCCATCTCCTCTTTCCTCAGCACTTCAATCATATAGAAATGAATAACCCTTTAATATCTTGGCCCAATTATCTGTTCACTTGCAGTGTTGGTTCAGTTAAGGGGTGACACCATTCTTGGGGGATCACCTATGTGCAAGGAAGAGAAACCACTCAAACTAGTTTAAACAAAAGAGAGAATTTATTAGGCAAATATACTTGCAGAGATTCCAACAGCTGTAACGGGTCAACAGCGGGAACCACACCTTTCTACAGGACAGAACACGCTGCAATCACACACTCTAGTTCTGGGTTCTGCACCATCATGAGGGTGGTCCTCCTTGTAACCTTGCATGAGGGACTAGACTGTGGGTTCACTTCTGCTTGCTTTTTGATCTTTATAATCCtttatgctggcctcaaacttgtcaAGCACATGTTGGCAGACATTCATGAGCTCATTCAGGCCTTTCTGAAACGGTTCGACAGCTGGAAGTGTACCCCGTGTCTGAATTCGCAAATTAATTTTGCTCTCTGAAGGATGGGTCGTAGTGTAACCACAAAATTCCACTTCCGGGTTCTTCATAATCATGTACCGCAGAGAATTTCCTAGGGTATGGTCCTCCTCGTGCAATACAAATGTCACACACTGTCTATCTGTTCCAGCTGCCTGGACCATTTCCAAGGCTGTCTTCCTCTCGCCTTCAGCCATTGAGGTCTTCAATCCTGATATTTTtctacacacacattttttttttgtaagaatgaGATCATATGGATTTTGTGATTAGCTTTTAAAGATTCACTACCTCATTTTCCTATCTCCACAGCATCTATCCATAAATATTTAACTCCATTTTCTCTCTACTCCATTTGACCATGTATATTGCCCACAAGGggcaaaaaaccccacaaagttAAATGTTTGCAAAATCTTTCTTTGAatagagcaaaagaaaagaggcagagttaCAATAAATAGGATAGGCCCTGCTGGAAGATGAAAAGGGAGTTGACAGGcataaaaaaacacgattatTTTAGCATAAAAATGGCAACCACAAGTTATCAAGGTGACAGGCTCAGTTACGGCTTCCATTTGAAAGAGGTAAGGAAACTAGTAAGCGAAAGGAAGTGAAAAATTTAACAGGAGGAATCTGGCGAACAGAGAGAATTTACGAGCAGTGTGAACAAGCGGAGTTGCAGGAACTTTAGGCGACTTAACACGCCAGCACCGCCCGGTGCGTGACCTTACACGAGGCAGTTCTAACGGGGATGGCAGTTTGGCACTTAGAGCTGGATTCCCAACTTCTCTCCTCTCCCGGATGGCTAGTAGCCCTCTGAGCTTTTCTGGATAAATAAgcccacagtttctcctccctcttcccaaacTGGCCCCGCTCTACTCTAGATCCTCCCTTCCTCTGCGCCTCGGGTTAGGCCTAGCCGCCCCGCCGGGCCGCAGTCGGCCGCGTGCCCTTTCGCTACCCGATTCGCTGGCCCGCCCCACCACCCCCGCTCCACTCTTCCCCCTCCAACTttacctctccagctcctgatcCTCTTCCATCGCGGGGCGCGGGGGGCGGCTCCAGGAAACCCTCAGGTGGTGCTGGCGAAAAGGACGCTCTTCCCCATGTCGCGAAAGATGCCGGcgaagcaggaaggaagacacCACCGACGGAAGGAGCGGGTGACGGAAGGAGGGGGGCGGAGCCGCAGCGGCGCGACAGGGCCCGATTGGGGGGGCGGAGCGAAAACAGAACACGCCCCGGCCACGCCCCTGCACGGGCAGGCCCGCTCACCTGGAACTGCGGAAGCTTGGCGGCTGCAGAGCACCTGCTCTCCCCGTGTGCTGGCGAAGAGCACTGTCCCTCGCCTGTCGCTCCAAGACACCTACTATTTAGGGTCGGAGTTGGACCTCTGATCTGCTAGACGCTCCAGGGACGGGACTGACCCGGGGTTGGCTTTTCCCCGGACTGGAGTCCTCCGGAGCCTTTCATAGGGCACCTTGCAACCTTGAAAAATCAAGAGATTTGTGTGCAGAGCTGACATTCCTGACCACACTGTGGTTGACAGGGCGCAGTTTTCTCCCTAGGGTGCAAATGCATAGCTCCATTAGGTGCAAGGGCAgcgtttctctttcttttgggaGAGAAGTGTGAGTTTGGAGCATCGCCCTCCTTCCTCAGGAGCTCACGCTGACCCGCAGTTCCTTTTTCCTTTGATCCCAAGGAACCGCCCTTCTCTTCCCCTAAGGTGTGTCCTCCCAGCTCCCACCTGACTCCGGCCGGGCTggctccccgccccaccccagcCGTTCGCGCACACCTACACGTCAGCCGCCCCGCGCCACCTGTTCTCCCTCAGCCTGCTCCGGCAGTCCTCCCCTCCCTTCAGCTGTCCCACGCCCGGCGCGGCGCTCCGGGGTGCACGCAGACACTTCCCGAGCGTCTTCTCTGTGTCTAAAGGGAGAATCCGGCCGGGAGCGACGGCGGAGGGCGGAGCGCGCTCACTCTAACTCGGGAGTGACGGGCAGAACCGGCCCGGCCCCTCGAGCTTCTTGATTGGCCAAGATGTTTAGAGCCCGCCCTTAGCCCCGCCTTTCCCCGCCATTGATTGGCTCAGGTGCGTGTCGGGTTGGCCCCCTGCGTTCGCCCCCGAGGGGAAAGGCAGCAGGGGCGGTTGAGAAGTGAAGTCTTGGCCGGACTTTGCTTCTCGCCAGGAAATCGGCGGCGGCGAGTCCCGGCGGAGCGGAGCCGGGCGGCGTCCTCGTCAGCGCTCCCCCGGGGAGCCCACCGCTTTCCGGGAGTGAGTTACTTCGCCCCAGGTGCGGGCAGGGATGGGGTGTGGCGTCGGGATACGGGGAGCCCCCTAGGGAACCGGCCGGGGGCCGCGTGGAGTCCGGCCGGGCCCGGTGCGGGTGCCAGCTCCGGGCTCCGCGATGCGGGTCTGCGCGGCGCTCGCTGTTTAAGACCGGGAGCTTCGGGGACGAGTTCTTGCACTTCGCGACTGCACGTTGTCGGGAGCCAGAGCGGCGCTAGCTAGTTGCCCTCTGGTTTTGTTCCCTGGAAGGGATGAACGGAGATCCTCCTCCCCGCCCCAGCCTGTTGCGGGAGAATTCTCACCTTTCCCTTCAGGCTAGAGACAGATTTGACATgtttgggggggaaggggaggatcATTTCCAAAATATGCATCTCGGTTTGAAAGCATTTGCGCACGAAGCACCGTTTGGGAAACACTGTTGGCTTTTCGAAGCTTTCTGCCACGTTTCACACAAGGACTTTTAAATGGAGTGGTATAGTATTCCCGTTTACATTTAAGATTGTGTGTTTGCTTGAAGCCTAGGGGCACTTCCGCATGGCTCTATCgaatcaatttttcttttctcacagtgtagccctggctggcctggaactcacagagatccgcctccctctgcctcctgagggctgtgGGATCAGAAAGACGTGCGTCCCCACACCCCgccaatttttctttaaaaaaaaaaaaaaaaaaaaccacagaaaccaATGGCAAGGACAGTTGGAGGAATCTGTGAGCTCCAGTTTATCCAAACTGCCTTCACTTTAAGAATGTCACATTCTTGTAGTCACAGTACTTAGAAATTGGCCTCCTTCCCAGGACacattttgcttttttctctAGCCTGTACAGTGACACAGCACAGATGAAGTTGGATCTCAGTAGGTcaattctgtttgctttgataGATTTGAACACCCTCCCCCACACCTTTGGACAAAAGGACTTTGGCAGGTAAAGAAGGAAGGTGGGGGAATCTAGTGTCCTATTTGACTGTCCGATCGTTGTTGAGCCAGAACTAACAAGGTTTTGCCATTTCAGCCTGTCCAAATTCCACGTGAGCTTTCCATAGGGGTCAAATGTAGGCCAAGTCAGAGCCACACTAGAATCACATTGCTTTTAATTCAGTCCACTGTTCAATTctaattctgtattttgtttctCTAATCTTCAAGTTTGAACTCTTTCATTGGATATACATTTAGTCATCCAGTGTCTTACAGCATG
The Chionomys nivalis chromosome 3, mChiNiv1.1, whole genome shotgun sequence genome window above contains:
- the LOC130870681 gene encoding DNA-directed RNA polymerases I and III subunit RPAC2; this translates as MEEDQELERKISGLKTSMAEGERKTALEMVQAAGTDRQCVTFVLHEEDHTLGNSLRYMIMKNPEVEFCGYTTTHPSESKINLRIQTRGTLPAVEPFQKGLNELMNVCQHVLDKFEASIKDYKDQKASRSEPTV